A part of Desulfomicrobium baculatum DSM 4028 genomic DNA contains:
- a CDS encoding paraquat-inducible protein A, producing MTLENGNPLRGETEDHGNVTHAEALCEAPKRVLACHNCDLLTEVSGPPGSTSLCPRCGAVLYRRKRNCIDRPLAFALCGVVLFAIALTNPFLAMKSGGFVQESTLLTGILELWKQHLYGLGGLVLLTCVAIPLAQLVGLMYILVPLRLQLCAPGSILIFRVIRHLDSWAMMEVFLIGILVALVKLAKMATIIPGIAVVALGLLTIVMTAAMTTLDPPLMWERLDPRR from the coding sequence ATGACCCTTGAAAACGGAAATCCTCTGCGGGGAGAAACAGAAGACCACGGCAACGTGACGCATGCCGAGGCGCTGTGTGAAGCACCGAAACGCGTGCTGGCCTGCCACAATTGCGACCTCCTGACCGAGGTCTCGGGTCCGCCCGGATCGACCTCGCTGTGTCCGCGCTGCGGGGCCGTACTGTACCGGCGGAAAAGAAACTGCATCGACCGGCCCTTGGCCTTCGCCCTGTGCGGGGTGGTGCTCTTTGCCATCGCCCTGACCAACCCCTTCCTGGCCATGAAGAGCGGCGGGTTCGTGCAGGAGAGCACGCTGCTGACCGGCATCCTCGAACTCTGGAAGCAGCACCTCTACGGTCTTGGCGGTCTGGTGCTGCTGACCTGTGTGGCCATTCCGCTGGCCCAGCTGGTGGGGCTCATGTATATTCTCGTTCCGTTGCGATTGCAGCTTTGCGCGCCCGGTTCCATACTCATCTTCCGCGTCATCCGCCATCTTGATTCGTGGGCCATGATGGAGGTTTTTCTCATCGGCATTCTGGTGGCGCTGGTCAAACTCGCCAAGATGGCGACCATCATCCCCGGAATCGCGGTCGTGGCGCTGGGTCTTCTGACCATTGTCATGACCGCCGCCATGACCACCCTCGACCCGCCCCTCATGTGGGAGCGGCTGGACCCGCGCCGATGA
- a CDS encoding intermembrane transport protein PqiB, whose translation MTDINQAEQYAAPAQIRKKSGIPLVWIVPLVALVIGGWLVFKAYSEKGPVISISFPSADGLEAGKTKIKFKDVIVGQVTEIRLGDDLQHVVVTADLSKDFERFLNDKTRFWITRAQIRGGTASGLDTLLSGAFIGVDPALGGAQTKDFTGLEVPPVVTTGLPGRHFWLRSMQRGSLSIGMPVYYRQIQVGQVVSFGFAPDGQAIDVQIFIEAPHHAKVTQNTRFWNASGVDVSLSAEGLKVDTQSLISIVSGALAFDVPEGAEPGGDVDEDHVFSLYQDFDSIHEQLYTVRKNWLIYFDQSVRGLSIGAPVEVYGIKIGEVAKIDLIYDTTRKEMRVPVIVSIEPERIANILTAVPNLESMKGEPVLKWFVEERNMKAQLKSGNLLTGQMLVDLGFYPQEPKAVMGYENGFAVIPSVPGSLDQIQDSIAKITRNLEKVPLEKIGNNLDSLLKETTGAIREITVAVKEAGGFARSLTSETSPLLQSNLIALQKTLEELQKTLGQDSALNYNAKKTLEELTLTLRAMRELSGAIDRHPQSFLFGKGDDKDDTKK comes from the coding sequence ATGACCGATATCAATCAGGCCGAGCAGTATGCGGCCCCGGCACAGATCAGAAAAAAAAGCGGCATCCCCCTGGTATGGATCGTCCCTCTCGTGGCCCTGGTCATCGGCGGGTGGCTGGTTTTCAAGGCCTACAGCGAGAAGGGGCCGGTGATCAGCATCTCCTTCCCCTCGGCCGACGGCCTGGAGGCCGGGAAGACCAAGATCAAGTTCAAGGATGTGATCGTGGGTCAGGTCACCGAGATCCGCCTTGGCGACGATCTCCAGCACGTGGTGGTCACAGCGGATCTGTCCAAGGATTTCGAGCGCTTTTTGAACGACAAGACCCGCTTCTGGATCACGCGGGCGCAGATACGGGGCGGCACGGCCTCGGGCCTTGACACCCTGCTCTCGGGTGCCTTCATCGGCGTCGATCCCGCCCTCGGCGGAGCGCAAACGAAGGATTTTACCGGTCTTGAGGTTCCTCCGGTCGTGACCACGGGTCTGCCGGGACGCCACTTCTGGCTGCGCTCCATGCAGCGCGGCTCTCTAAGCATCGGCATGCCGGTCTACTACCGCCAGATTCAGGTCGGACAGGTGGTCAGCTTCGGTTTTGCCCCGGACGGGCAGGCCATCGACGTCCAGATCTTCATCGAGGCCCCGCACCATGCCAAGGTCACCCAAAACACCCGGTTCTGGAACGCCAGCGGGGTAGATGTCTCCCTGTCCGCCGAGGGACTCAAAGTCGACACCCAGTCGCTGATCTCCATCGTTTCCGGGGCTCTGGCCTTTGATGTTCCGGAAGGTGCGGAGCCAGGCGGCGATGTCGACGAGGATCACGTCTTCTCGCTGTATCAGGACTTCGACAGTATTCATGAACAGCTCTATACCGTGCGCAAGAACTGGCTGATCTATTTCGACCAGTCGGTCCGGGGGCTCAGCATTGGAGCACCAGTGGAAGTCTACGGGATCAAGATCGGCGAGGTGGCCAAGATCGATCTGATCTATGACACGACTCGCAAGGAAATGCGTGTTCCGGTGATCGTGTCCATCGAACCGGAACGAATCGCCAACATTCTCACTGCCGTTCCCAACCTTGAATCGATGAAAGGGGAGCCGGTGCTCAAATGGTTCGTGGAAGAGCGCAACATGAAGGCACAGCTCAAATCCGGCAATCTGTTGACCGGACAGATGCTCGTCGATTTGGGATTTTATCCCCAGGAGCCCAAAGCCGTGATGGGATATGAAAACGGCTTTGCGGTCATCCCCAGTGTCCCCGGTTCTCTTGACCAGATCCAGGACAGCATCGCCAAGATCACTCGCAACCTGGAAAAGGTGCCGCTGGAGAAAATCGGGAACAATCTTGATTCGCTGCTCAAGGAGACTACCGGCGCGATCAGGGAAATCACCGTCGCGGTCAAGGAGGCCGGAGGATTTGCCCGCAGCCTCACCAGCGAGACGTCGCCCCTCTTGCAGTCCAACCTGATCGCCTTGCAAAAGACCCTGGAAGAGCTGCAGAAAACCCTTGGGCAGGATTCCGCGCTCAATTACAACGCCAAGAAGACGCTTGAGGAATTGACCCTGACCTTGCGGGCCATGCGCGAACTGAGCGGAGCCATCGATCGGCATCCGCAATCCTTCTTGTTCGGAAAAGGAGATGACAAAGATGACACGAAAAAATAG
- a CDS encoding carboxyl transferase domain-containing protein, which translates to MDIEKRIQELRDRLKYILDIFGPDENTNVIMLEAKLGEYVAREPGLPKQEAVRQLETLEELFRFLEKKLERELTPMNKVRIVRHPQRICLKDILENVYDNYTEIGGQDDYSIDPSMLIARAYITRRRGNKVHNQAVMVIGQEKGHGQEFRNGGSVKPWGNAKALHYMKVAETENIPIHTYIFTPGSYPIEDYPGAAQQIAKNLYEMAGLKVPIVAVISEGGSGGAEAIGLADTRIMMSHGYYSVISPEGAAAIEGRLRGGQRAEPKLIEHCAKQLKMTADDNRAMGFVDWKINEPELGARPEHYDFFRKLRKSVISSTDEIVLNVRGMRLFRSFALRRHKGADVYVRWSLDSRAKERLLWTRYMKFRRMAQDAYLDKRHWFSRGSEWTSEFFSSLYSYFRYDLFGKQHKKVTELAEDVHAEMQVVVGRSTRYWKNVMSKLSFGKAKKDVDKAGLTSLSAWDDGAQNSGKWQYVSPQAKSDRAVVCPNTAVHGCLDQWAPDLFGEWAGVCSFCGHHFSMEYQWYLHNIFDPGSIYEVFSEIESTNPLKFDGFDLKLDEAKRKTGHKCGCMTFEARIEGTSVMVAMFMGAFRGGSVGAAEGEKFMRAMERARKKQLPFLSYVHGTAGIRIQEGVNGVIQMPRCTMAVRRYTEAGGLYLVLYDTNSYAGPVASFLGCSPYQFAVRSANIGFAGPGVIKETTGMDIPPNYHNAYQALSRGHIQGIWDRREIRGNLVQSLQTMGGRNLYYR; encoded by the coding sequence ATGGATATCGAAAAACGCATACAAGAACTTCGGGACCGTCTGAAATATATTCTGGACATCTTCGGGCCCGATGAAAATACCAATGTCATCATGCTGGAGGCCAAGCTCGGCGAGTACGTCGCCCGCGAGCCCGGCCTGCCCAAGCAGGAAGCCGTCCGGCAACTGGAAACCCTGGAAGAGCTGTTCCGTTTTCTGGAGAAGAAGCTCGAACGCGAACTGACCCCCATGAACAAGGTGCGCATCGTCCGGCATCCGCAGCGTATCTGTCTCAAGGATATTCTTGAGAACGTGTACGACAACTACACCGAGATCGGCGGCCAGGACGACTACAGCATCGACCCGAGCATGCTCATTGCGCGGGCGTACATCACCCGCAGACGGGGCAACAAGGTCCACAACCAGGCGGTTATGGTCATCGGCCAGGAAAAGGGCCACGGCCAGGAGTTCCGCAACGGCGGCTCGGTCAAGCCCTGGGGCAACGCCAAGGCCTTGCACTATATGAAGGTCGCGGAGACGGAAAACATCCCCATCCATACATATATCTTCACCCCCGGCTCCTACCCCATCGAGGATTATCCCGGAGCGGCCCAACAGATCGCCAAGAATCTCTATGAGATGGCCGGTCTCAAGGTGCCCATCGTGGCCGTCATCTCCGAAGGCGGCTCCGGCGGAGCCGAGGCCATCGGCCTCGCCGACACGCGCATCATGATGTCGCACGGCTACTACTCGGTCATTTCCCCTGAGGGCGCGGCCGCCATCGAAGGCCGCCTGCGCGGCGGGCAACGGGCCGAACCCAAACTCATCGAGCACTGCGCCAAGCAGCTCAAGATGACCGCTGACGACAACCGCGCCATGGGTTTCGTGGACTGGAAGATCAACGAACCCGAGCTTGGCGCCAGACCCGAGCATTACGATTTCTTCCGCAAGCTGCGCAAATCCGTGATTTCGTCCACCGACGAGATTGTATTGAACGTCCGGGGCATGCGTCTTTTCCGGTCGTTCGCATTGCGGCGACACAAGGGCGCGGACGTGTACGTGCGCTGGAGTCTCGACAGCCGGGCCAAGGAGCGCCTGCTCTGGACCCGCTACATGAAATTCCGCCGCATGGCCCAGGACGCCTACCTGGACAAGCGCCACTGGTTCAGCCGGGGCAGCGAGTGGACCAGCGAGTTCTTTTCCTCCCTGTACTCCTATTTCCGCTACGACCTCTTCGGCAAACAGCACAAGAAGGTCACGGAGCTGGCCGAGGACGTGCACGCGGAGATGCAGGTCGTGGTCGGCCGTTCGACGAGGTATTGGAAGAACGTCATGTCCAAGCTGTCGTTCGGCAAGGCCAAGAAGGACGTGGACAAGGCCGGGCTGACCTCCCTGTCCGCTTGGGACGACGGTGCGCAGAACAGCGGCAAGTGGCAGTACGTCAGCCCCCAGGCCAAGTCCGACCGGGCCGTGGTCTGCCCCAACACCGCCGTGCATGGCTGCCTGGACCAGTGGGCTCCGGATCTCTTCGGGGAATGGGCCGGGGTATGCAGCTTCTGCGGACACCATTTTTCCATGGAATATCAGTGGTATCTGCACAACATCTTTGATCCGGGTTCCATCTACGAGGTCTTTAGCGAGATCGAGTCCACCAACCCCCTCAAGTTCGACGGGTTCGACCTGAAACTCGACGAAGCCAAGCGCAAGACCGGCCACAAGTGCGGGTGCATGACCTTCGAAGCCCGCATCGAGGGCACGTCGGTCATGGTCGCCATGTTCATGGGCGCTTTTCGCGGCGGCAGCGTGGGCGCGGCCGAGGGCGAGAAGTTCATGCGTGCCATGGAGCGTGCGCGTAAAAAACAGCTGCCTTTCCTGTCCTATGTGCACGGCACCGCGGGCATCCGCATCCAGGAAGGCGTCAACGGCGTCATCCAGATGCCGCGTTGCACCATGGCCGTGCGCCGCTACACGGAAGCCGGCGGCCTGTACCTGGTGCTCTACGACACCAATTCCTACGCCGGTCCGGTGGCCAGTTTTCTGGGGTGCTCGCCGTACCAGTTCGCGGTGCGTTCGGCCAATATCGGTTTCGCCGGTCCCGGGGTCATCAAGGAGACCACGGGCATGGATATCCCGCCCAATTACCACAACGCCTATCAGGCGCTGTCTCGCGGGCATATCCAGGGCATCTGGGATCGCCGGGAAATCCGGGGCAACCTGGTCCAGTCCCTGCAGACCATGGGCGGCCGCAACCTTTATTACCGTTAG
- a CDS encoding PqiC family protein yields the protein MTRKNSRFRFTALLALACATLLAGCAGSKTPTVYYSLYAPTLHGAEASMTDGDISVSVGPVIIPDILKQTRIATGGADGSYDLTEYHRWSGDVDRDLARALAEHLAQALGTQRVSVFPWDQDFTPTYQVLVDVLFMGGEPGGEAILSARWNIINKAGKEGSSTRRIDLREVSAGPDVAQWVAAQQLNVEKLGEAIAQTISEIRK from the coding sequence ATGACACGAAAAAATAGCCGGTTCCGATTCACGGCATTGCTCGCCTTGGCATGCGCGACGCTTTTGGCGGGATGCGCCGGTTCAAAGACGCCGACAGTCTACTACAGCCTCTACGCACCGACGCTTCACGGCGCGGAGGCCTCCATGACGGACGGCGACATCTCCGTGAGCGTTGGCCCGGTGATCATCCCGGACATCCTCAAGCAGACGCGCATTGCCACGGGCGGAGCGGACGGGAGCTACGACCTGACCGAGTACCACCGCTGGAGCGGGGATGTGGACCGGGACCTGGCCCGGGCCTTGGCCGAGCATCTGGCCCAAGCGCTTGGAACCCAGAGAGTGTCCGTGTTCCCCTGGGACCAGGACTTCACGCCGACGTATCAGGTGCTGGTCGACGTGCTTTTCATGGGCGGCGAACCAGGCGGAGAGGCAATACTGAGCGCCCGCTGGAACATCATAAACAAGGCCGGAAAAGAGGGGTCCAGCACCCGTCGCATCGACCTGCGCGAAGTTTCGGCCGGGCCGGACGTGGCCCAGTGGGTCGCGGCCCAGCAGCTCAATGTCGAAAAACTGGGCGAGGCTATTGCACAAACGATATCCGAGATACGCAAATAA
- a CDS encoding biotin attachment protein, protein MIDVKELLRELREEPYEKISIRAPHSGKVEFVAKEPGVRVVGPSGTWKEVPGTLLVRMERENVKKPLFAPQKGEVMSLGEVKDGQFVQAGQELMTIRHYLTREEVIARILRRSLSLFLAPEKGKYYFFPDVDIKVKTKGSQSVHIEDGMELFILSRMKRETSIRYSGPAGIIYAVYFETNDSVDRDSPLIGVCPENQLGQIQEVVSRVQSDWEERD, encoded by the coding sequence GTGATCGACGTTAAAGAATTGTTGCGGGAGCTGCGCGAGGAGCCTTACGAGAAAATCTCCATCCGGGCTCCCCATAGCGGAAAAGTGGAATTCGTGGCCAAAGAGCCGGGAGTGCGGGTCGTCGGCCCCAGCGGCACGTGGAAAGAGGTGCCCGGGACGCTGCTGGTCCGCATGGAACGCGAGAATGTGAAAAAACCCCTCTTTGCCCCGCAGAAGGGCGAGGTCATGTCTCTGGGCGAGGTTAAGGACGGCCAGTTCGTGCAGGCCGGTCAGGAGCTCATGACCATCCGGCATTATCTGACCCGCGAAGAGGTCATCGCCCGCATCCTGCGCCGCTCCCTGTCCCTGTTTTTGGCTCCGGAGAAGGGGAAGTATTATTTTTTTCCCGACGTGGACATCAAGGTGAAGACCAAGGGCAGCCAGAGCGTGCATATCGAGGACGGGATGGAGCTCTTTATCCTTTCGCGCATGAAGCGCGAGACCTCGATCCGTTACAGCGGTCCGGCCGGCATCATCTATGCCGTCTATTTCGAGACCAACGATTCCGTGGACCGGGACAGCCCGCTTATCGGCGTTTGTCCTGAAAATCAGCTTGGCCAGATTCAGGAAGTCGTCAGCCGCGTGCAGAGCGACTGGGAGGAGAGAGACTGA
- a CDS encoding single-stranded DNA-binding protein — MAGSLNKAILIGRLGRDPEMRYTPSGQPVANFSIATDETYTGKDGQKVEKTEWHRIVVWGKQAEFCGNYLAKGRLVYIEGKIETRKWTDKDGVEKYTTEIKADRVQGLDSRPNEGGYAAAPQYQQRPQAGPQSGSANAGYDDDMGPAFPSEASGMDDAPF; from the coding sequence ATGGCAGGTAGTCTGAACAAAGCAATCTTGATCGGCCGTTTGGGCCGTGATCCGGAGATGCGCTACACTCCGTCCGGGCAGCCGGTGGCCAATTTTTCCATCGCCACGGATGAGACATACACGGGCAAAGACGGCCAGAAGGTCGAGAAGACCGAATGGCACCGCATCGTTGTTTGGGGCAAGCAGGCGGAATTTTGCGGAAACTATCTCGCCAAGGGCCGACTGGTCTACATCGAGGGCAAGATCGAGACCCGCAAGTGGACCGACAAGGACGGCGTGGAAAAATACACCACCGAGATCAAGGCCGACCGCGTGCAGGGGCTTGATTCCCGTCCAAACGAAGGTGGCTACGCCGCAGCCCCGCAGTACCAGCAGCGGCCCCAGGCAGGACCCCAGAGCGGCAGCGCGAACGCAGGCTACGACGACGACATGGGCCCAGCCTTTCCCTCCGAGGCCAGCGGGATGGACGACGCGCCGTTCTGA
- a CDS encoding paraquat-inducible protein A, which translates to MTARLTSAKSVGLVSCHDCHLLVKGDPPAPGAARCPRCGASLHPRKPGSIARAWALLLAAAILYIPANVLPMTITSALGSVQADTIMSGVIYFMHSGSWEIAAVIFIASIFVPIAKLAILIFLLVSVQLRSHWRPRDRTVLYRITELAGRWSMVDVYVVTILVALVKLGAVASIEAGPAAVYFACVVVLTMLAAESFDPRIIWDVIEEDS; encoded by the coding sequence ATGACCGCCCGCCTGACATCGGCGAAAAGCGTTGGTCTGGTCAGCTGCCACGACTGCCATCTGCTTGTTAAGGGAGACCCGCCGGCCCCGGGCGCTGCCCGTTGCCCGAGGTGCGGCGCGAGCCTGCACCCGCGCAAGCCCGGCAGCATCGCCCGGGCCTGGGCCCTGCTGCTGGCGGCGGCCATTTTGTACATTCCGGCCAACGTCCTGCCCATGACCATCACCTCGGCTCTCGGCTCCGTACAGGCCGACACCATCATGAGCGGGGTCATCTATTTCATGCACAGCGGATCGTGGGAAATCGCGGCCGTCATCTTCATTGCCAGCATTTTCGTGCCCATAGCCAAGCTTGCCATTCTGATTTTCCTGCTGGTGAGCGTGCAGCTGCGCTCCCACTGGCGACCCAGGGACCGCACCGTGCTGTACCGCATCACGGAACTGGCTGGACGCTGGTCCATGGTCGATGTTTACGTGGTCACCATCCTGGTGGCCCTGGTCAAGCTGGGCGCTGTGGCCAGCATCGAGGCCGGACCGGCCGCGGTATATTTCGCCTGCGTGGTGGTGCTGACCATGCTCGCGGCAGAGAGTTTCGACCCGCGCATCATCTGGGATGTCATCGAGGAGGATTCATGA
- a CDS encoding biotin carboxylase N-terminal domain-containing protein: protein MKNPIEFKKHKVLIANRGEIAIRIMQACRKLGLAFVALFTEPDKDSEHCVLARKLGGEESLYRVSSYLDANELFAVADEAKATAIHPGYGFFAEDYRFARRVAQREHKLIFIGPSWQVIRELGDKINTKRLARKLGVPTVPGSDKPVTDDLEAEHIAKSLFDFQKEQGVAKPVILVKASAGGGGMGIEEVEDLDKFRSVLRRIKSYSKRQFRDEGVLIEQRIFDFNHLEVQVVSDRTGQNPVHFGTRNCSVQSPGHQKRIEVAPGFDPSSLRYAFDAKKVLEDITEYSLRMAREAGYDNVGTWEWIVSPTGQPFLMEVNTRIQVENGVSARIAAIKGKGDVDLIAEQIRVGLGAPLGYTQKDITLNGVGIEYRIIAEDTDNKFSPWVGRITSFGWPGQDWLKLHSQVPTDREYEIPTDFDPNLALAIIWGKDLAEAKARGVEFLNSLNLQGVNASGEALKSNVEFLKRKTEGILAF from the coding sequence ATGAAGAACCCTATCGAATTCAAAAAACATAAAGTTCTCATTGCCAACCGGGGTGAGATCGCCATTCGCATCATGCAGGCCTGCCGCAAGCTGGGTCTGGCATTTGTGGCGCTTTTCACCGAGCCGGACAAGGACAGCGAGCACTGCGTCCTGGCGCGCAAGCTCGGCGGGGAAGAGTCCCTGTACCGGGTCAGTTCATATCTCGACGCCAACGAACTCTTTGCCGTGGCGGATGAGGCCAAGGCCACGGCCATTCATCCCGGATACGGCTTCTTTGCCGAAGATTACCGTTTCGCCCGCCGCGTGGCCCAGCGTGAGCATAAGCTCATTTTCATCGGGCCTTCCTGGCAGGTCATCCGCGAGCTTGGCGACAAGATCAACACCAAACGCCTGGCCCGCAAGCTCGGCGTGCCCACGGTGCCAGGATCGGACAAGCCCGTGACCGACGATCTCGAAGCCGAGCACATCGCCAAGTCCCTGTTCGATTTTCAGAAGGAACAGGGGGTGGCCAAGCCCGTCATCCTGGTCAAGGCTTCGGCCGGAGGCGGCGGCATGGGCATCGAGGAAGTGGAGGATCTGGACAAGTTCCGCAGCGTCCTGCGCCGCATCAAGAGCTACTCCAAGCGCCAGTTCCGTGATGAAGGCGTGCTCATCGAGCAGCGCATCTTCGACTTCAACCATCTGGAAGTGCAGGTCGTGTCCGACCGCACGGGCCAGAATCCAGTCCATTTCGGCACCCGCAACTGCTCGGTGCAGTCCCCCGGGCACCAGAAGCGCATCGAGGTCGCGCCCGGATTCGACCCGTCCTCCCTGCGCTACGCCTTCGACGCCAAAAAGGTGCTCGAAGACATCACCGAATACTCCCTGCGCATGGCCCGCGAAGCCGGCTACGACAACGTCGGGACCTGGGAATGGATCGTCAGCCCCACGGGCCAGCCGTTCCTGATGGAGGTCAACACCCGCATCCAGGTCGAGAACGGGGTTTCGGCCCGCATCGCCGCCATCAAGGGCAAGGGCGACGTGGACCTCATCGCCGAGCAGATCCGGGTGGGTTTGGGCGCGCCGCTCGGGTACACCCAGAAGGACATCACCCTGAACGGCGTCGGCATCGAATACCGCATCATCGCCGAGGACACGGACAACAAGTTCTCTCCCTGGGTCGGCCGCATCACCTCCTTTGGCTGGCCGGGGCAGGATTGGCTCAAGCTGCACAGTCAGGTCCCCACGGATCGGGAATACGAGATCCCGACGGATTTCGACCCCAACCTGGCCCTGGCCATCATCTGGGGCAAGGACCTGGCCGAGGCCAAGGCTCGTGGCGTGGAATTTTTGAATTCTCTGAACCTGCAGGGCGTGAACGCTTCCGGCGAGGCCTTGAAGTCCAATGTCGAATTCCTGAAGCGCAAGACAGAGGGCATCCTGGCTTTCTAG
- a CDS encoding purine-nucleoside phosphorylase: MTDIQTRALTATEWIKNNCPSAPKTGLVLGSGLGKWIKPAWIQKSIPYSDIPGFPVSTVEGHAGALLVAEIKGTPVFIFSGRFHLYEGYRPQEVTLPIVCLALLGAGNLILTNAAGALNPLFATGGLMLLTDHINMTGHNPLTGPNVDAWGPRFPDMSQVYCPTLREQAMQAGLACGQRLEQGVYVAVAGPSLETPAETRMYRIMGADAIGMSTAPEAITAHHMGLKVLGISCLTNKNLPDCMAETSHAEILSQANASADALGSLLSALIPNLGGRHG; the protein is encoded by the coding sequence ATGACCGATATACAGACCAGAGCCCTGACCGCCACCGAGTGGATCAAAAACAACTGCCCGTCCGCACCCAAAACCGGCCTTGTGCTCGGCAGCGGCCTGGGGAAATGGATCAAGCCCGCGTGGATTCAAAAAAGCATCCCCTACTCTGACATCCCCGGCTTCCCGGTCTCCACCGTTGAAGGACACGCGGGGGCGCTGCTTGTGGCCGAGATCAAGGGCACGCCGGTCTTCATCTTTTCCGGCCGCTTTCACCTCTATGAAGGCTATCGTCCGCAGGAAGTGACTCTGCCCATTGTCTGCCTGGCCCTGCTCGGGGCCGGCAACCTGATTCTGACCAATGCCGCCGGGGCACTCAATCCCCTCTTTGCCACCGGCGGGCTCATGCTGCTGACCGACCACATCAACATGACCGGGCACAACCCGCTGACCGGCCCCAATGTCGACGCCTGGGGACCGCGCTTCCCCGATATGTCCCAGGTGTATTGCCCCACGTTGCGGGAGCAGGCCATGCAGGCCGGGCTGGCCTGCGGACAGCGCCTGGAGCAGGGCGTGTACGTGGCGGTAGCCGGCCCGAGCCTTGAAACTCCGGCCGAGACTCGTATGTATCGCATCATGGGAGCCGACGCCATCGGCATGTCCACGGCGCCCGAAGCCATCACCGCCCATCACATGGGCCTGAAGGTGCTGGGAATTTCCTGCCTGACCAACAAAAACCTGCCGGATTGCATGGCCGAAACATCGCATGCGGAAATCCTAAGTCAGGCCAATGCATCCGCCGACGCCCTGGGTTCGCTCCTGTCCGCCCTCATCCCCAACCTGGGAGGCCGCCATGGCTGA